In Mycoplasmopsis maculosa, one genomic interval encodes:
- the atpD gene encoding F0F1 ATP synthase subunit beta has protein sequence MPNNNLENKNIGKIIQIMGPVVDVRFKRGELPALLNALVINYEDKVFTLEVEQHIGDDTVRTIAMVSTNGLYRGQEVIDTGKPISVPVGKPVLGRMFDVLGNPIDLMEKPNSQMNSIHAPAPSYEDQKTESEILETGIKVIDLLIPFAKGGKIGLFGGAGVGKTVLVQELINNIAVGHGGLSVFAGVGERTREGNDLYNEMKAAGVLDKTALVFGQMNEPPGARMRVALTGLTMAEYFRDNEKQDVLLFIDNIFRFVQAGSEVSALLGRMPSAVGYQPTLATEMGQLQERITSTKNGSITSVQAVYVPADDLTDPAPATTFNHLDAKTVLDRNIAALGIYPAIDPLESASRLLDPLVIGQEHYDVAQGVVSTLQRFKELQDIIAILGMGELSDEDKKIVARARRIRNFLSQPFTVAEKFSGKKGKYVKLPDTIRSFKAIIEGKYDNFPEELFLYVGSIDDVDSNYKKMIEEKEKLNYQK, from the coding sequence ATGCCAAATAATAACTTAGAAAATAAAAACATTGGTAAAATTATCCAGATAATGGGTCCAGTTGTTGATGTTCGTTTTAAAAGAGGTGAATTACCTGCATTATTAAATGCTTTAGTAATAAATTATGAAGACAAAGTTTTTACATTAGAAGTAGAACAACACATTGGCGATGATACAGTTAGAACAATTGCTATGGTTTCAACAAATGGTTTGTATAGAGGTCAAGAAGTTATTGACACAGGAAAGCCAATTAGTGTACCTGTAGGTAAACCGGTATTAGGAAGAATGTTTGACGTTTTAGGTAATCCGATAGATCTTATGGAAAAACCAAATAGTCAAATGAATTCTATTCATGCTCCAGCCCCATCATATGAAGATCAAAAGACAGAAAGTGAAATTTTGGAAACTGGTATTAAAGTTATTGACCTACTAATACCATTTGCAAAAGGCGGTAAAATAGGTCTTTTTGGAGGTGCAGGTGTTGGTAAAACAGTGCTAGTTCAAGAATTAATTAATAATATTGCTGTAGGACACGGTGGATTATCTGTTTTTGCTGGTGTAGGTGAAAGAACTCGTGAGGGAAACGATTTATACAACGAAATGAAAGCAGCTGGTGTTTTAGATAAAACTGCCCTTGTTTTCGGTCAAATGAATGAACCTCCTGGGGCACGTATGCGTGTTGCTTTAACAGGATTAACAATGGCTGAATATTTCCGTGATAATGAAAAACAAGATGTTTTATTATTTATAGATAACATATTCCGTTTTGTACAAGCAGGTAGTGAAGTTAGTGCTTTATTAGGTCGTATGCCTAGCGCAGTTGGATATCAACCTACTTTAGCTACTGAAATGGGTCAATTACAAGAAAGAATTACATCAACTAAAAATGGTTCTATAACTTCTGTGCAAGCAGTGTATGTTCCTGCTGATGATTTAACAGATCCAGCTCCAGCTACAACATTTAACCATCTTGACGCTAAAACTGTTTTAGATAGAAATATAGCTGCATTAGGAATATACCCTGCAATAGATCCTTTAGAATCAGCTTCTAGACTTCTTGATCCATTAGTTATTGGACAAGAACATTATGACGTTGCGCAAGGGGTGGTTTCTACACTTCAAAGGTTTAAAGAATTACAAGATATTATAGCAATTTTAGGTATGGGTGAACTTAGCGATGAAGACAAAAAAATAGTTGCTAGAGCTCGTAGAATAAGAAACTTTTTAAGTCAACCTTTTACAGTAGCTGAAAAATTTAGTGGCAAAAAAGGTAAATATGTTAAATTGCCAGATACAATAAGAAGTTTTAAAGCTATTATTGAAGGTAAATACGATAACTTTCCAGAAGAATTATTTTTATATGTAGGATCAATAGATGATGTTGATTCTAACTACAAAAAAATGATAGAAGAAAAAGAAAAACTAAATTATCAAAAATAG
- the atpG gene encoding ATP synthase F1 subunit gamma, with protein sequence MSSINNIKNRITTVGSIRKITHAMELVSFSKLKKAKAEYEEVLKYDQLLDAMFDKIFNNLYADELNYFTKASNSSENSLYIAVSSNLGLAGGYNSNIIKATKNLVKENDKLIVIGSYGLKGLSQIFKNQLIQTLEQSNKNANYHKMVKQIVKIAMNLYKRGEISSVNIVYTKYINNLVQTEICEKIYPFDSEKVKELVGNGPSDHNLEFEPSPKKILQEAIPLYIDSKIYTAILNAKISEVASRRIAMENATDNADQLIESLNIEYNRKRQSKITQEIIEIVSGADAV encoded by the coding sequence ATGTCAAGTATTAATAATATTAAAAATAGAATTACAACTGTAGGGTCAATTAGAAAAATAACACATGCTATGGAATTGGTTAGTTTTTCAAAATTAAAAAAAGCCAAAGCTGAATATGAAGAAGTTTTAAAATATGACCAATTACTTGATGCTATGTTTGACAAAATTTTTAATAATTTATATGCAGATGAATTAAATTATTTTACAAAAGCTAGTAATAGTTCCGAAAATAGCTTATATATAGCTGTTTCTAGTAATTTGGGATTAGCTGGTGGTTATAATTCTAACATAATTAAAGCTACAAAAAATTTAGTAAAAGAAAATGATAAATTAATAGTTATTGGATCATATGGATTAAAAGGTTTAAGTCAAATTTTTAAAAATCAATTAATTCAAACTTTAGAACAAAGTAATAAAAACGCAAATTACCATAAAATGGTAAAGCAAATTGTTAAAATAGCAATGAATCTTTATAAAAGAGGCGAAATTAGCTCTGTAAATATTGTTTATACAAAATATATAAATAATTTAGTTCAAACAGAAATTTGCGAAAAAATATATCCTTTTGATAGTGAAAAAGTTAAAGAATTAGTAGGTAACGGTCCGTCTGACCATAATTTAGAATTTGAGCCAAGTCCTAAAAAGATTTTGCAAGAAGCAATACCTTTATACATTGATAGCAAAATTTATACCGCTATTTTAAATGCTAAAATAAGCGAAGTTGCCTCTAGAAGAATTGCTATGGAAAATGCAACTGATAATGCAGATCAATTAATAGAAAGTTTAAATATTGAATATAATAGAAAAAGACAAAGCAAAATAACCCAAGAAATTATAGAAATTGTTTCGGGTGCAGATGCTGTCTAA
- the atpA gene encoding F0F1 ATP synthase subunit alpha, whose product MANQMSEISAIIKDKIRSFDSKIDYSEVGNIVTIGDCIALVSGLDNAKNGEIIKFKNDIYGLILNLEEEVAGVAIFGNADELSEGDQCQRTGEVISIPVGDEMIGRVVNALGEPIDGKGKIITKKNGEVFKIAPGVMTRKEVNQPLETGIISIDSMIPIGKGQRELIIGDRQTGKTSIAIDTIINQKDKNVKCIYVAVGQKNSTVAQIVKKLQDTGAMEYTTVVIAGASELSPMQYIAPYSGTAIAEEWMSKGEDVLIVYDDLSKHAVAYRTISLLLRRPPGREAYPGDVFYLHSQLLERSARVNKDNGGGSITALPIIETQQGDISAYIPTNVISITDGQIFTRENLFNSGQRPAVDVGYSVSRVGSSAQIKAMKQVSGSLKLELAQYNEMLSFAQFGSDLDDSTKNILKHGAKVYEILKQEQYSPFNQITEVAVLLGVKEKIINPLPLEQVKQYRNNVSQFINKTLEGINLVKEIKDNNFVLTDEIYNKLAWILVDIVNKIITTTPGYNPDDHSPMPSKYSIKNEKA is encoded by the coding sequence ATGGCTAATCAAATGAGTGAAATTAGTGCAATTATTAAAGATAAAATTAGAAGTTTTGACTCAAAGATTGATTATTCAGAAGTCGGTAATATAGTTACAATAGGTGACTGTATAGCTTTAGTAAGTGGTCTTGATAATGCTAAAAATGGTGAAATAATAAAATTTAAAAATGATATTTATGGCCTTATTTTAAACCTTGAAGAAGAAGTTGCAGGTGTTGCTATTTTTGGCAATGCAGATGAATTAAGCGAGGGCGATCAATGTCAAAGAACTGGTGAAGTTATTTCAATACCAGTTGGTGATGAAATGATAGGTCGTGTTGTAAATGCTCTTGGTGAACCAATAGATGGAAAAGGAAAAATAATAACTAAAAAAAATGGAGAAGTATTTAAAATAGCTCCTGGTGTTATGACACGTAAAGAAGTTAATCAACCTCTTGAAACCGGGATAATTTCTATAGATTCTATGATACCTATTGGTAAAGGTCAACGTGAATTAATTATCGGTGATAGACAAACAGGAAAAACTTCTATTGCAATAGATACTATTATTAATCAAAAAGATAAAAACGTAAAATGTATTTATGTAGCTGTTGGTCAAAAAAATTCTACAGTTGCTCAAATAGTAAAAAAATTACAAGATACAGGCGCTATGGAATATACAACTGTTGTTATAGCAGGTGCTAGTGAACTTTCACCAATGCAATATATAGCTCCATATTCAGGAACAGCAATCGCTGAAGAATGAATGTCAAAAGGCGAAGATGTTTTAATAGTATATGATGATTTATCAAAACATGCTGTTGCATATAGAACTATTTCTCTATTATTAAGAAGACCTCCTGGTCGTGAAGCTTACCCAGGTGATGTTTTCTATCTTCATTCACAACTATTAGAAAGATCAGCTAGAGTAAATAAAGATAATGGTGGTGGTTCTATTACAGCATTGCCAATTATAGAAACACAACAAGGAGATATATCAGCATATATTCCAACAAATGTTATTTCGATAACAGATGGGCAAATATTTACTCGTGAAAATTTATTTAATTCAGGACAAAGACCTGCAGTAGATGTTGGTTATAGTGTTAGTCGTGTAGGTTCAAGTGCGCAAATAAAAGCTATGAAACAAGTTAGCGGATCTTTAAAACTTGAATTAGCACAATATAATGAAATGCTTTCATTTGCTCAATTTGGTTCAGATTTAGATGATTCAACAAAAAATATTTTAAAGCATGGTGCAAAAGTTTATGAAATTTTAAAACAAGAACAATATTCTCCTTTTAATCAAATTACTGAAGTAGCTGTTTTATTAGGTGTTAAGGAAAAAATTATTAATCCTTTACCGCTTGAGCAAGTTAAACAATATAGAAATAATGTTTCACAATTTATTAATAAAACACTTGAAGGAATAAATTTAGTTAAAGAAATAAAAGATAACAACTTTGTTCTCACAGATGAAATTTATAATAAATTAGCTTGAATACTAGTTGATATTGTAAATAAAATTATAACAACAACTCCAGGATATAATCCTGATGATCATTCTCCAATGCCTTCTAAATATAGTATAAAAAATGAAAAAGCATAG
- the atpH gene encoding ATP synthase F1 subunit delta, translating into MFTKAKADSYALALFELINENNEINDYYKFLVDFNNELIKKEKIHLFFSDSKIEKNKKDEIVDYLTNNFNNLDLKYFNSFLKILINQGNSYLLPRIIKLIINFFEEKLNITIAHVYSAFSIDNEKVEKIKLKLENDYKTKIIIETHIDKNIISGFKIVLKNNVIENNMESDLQKIKENLLNKGGLNG; encoded by the coding sequence ATGTTTACAAAAGCAAAAGCAGACAGCTATGCTTTAGCACTTTTCGAATTAATTAACGAAAACAATGAAATTAATGATTATTATAAATTTTTAGTTGATTTTAATAATGAATTAATTAAAAAAGAAAAAATTCACTTATTTTTTTCTGATTCAAAAATTGAAAAAAATAAGAAAGATGAAATTGTAGATTATTTAACAAATAACTTTAATAATTTAGATTTAAAATATTTTAATTCTTTTTTAAAAATCTTAATTAATCAAGGTAATTCTTATCTTTTGCCAAGAATAATTAAACTTATTATTAACTTTTTTGAAGAAAAATTAAATATAACAATAGCTCATGTTTATAGTGCTTTTAGTATAGACAATGAGAAAGTAGAAAAAATAAAATTAAAACTTGAAAATGATTATAAAACAAAAATAATCATTGAAACTCATATAGACAAAAATATTATTTCTGGTTTTAAAATAGTACTTAAAAATAATGTTATAGAAAATAACATGGAATCAGATTTACAAAAAATAAAAGAAAATTTATTAAATAAAGGAGGTTTAAATGGCTAA
- the atpF gene encoding F0F1 ATP synthase subunit B: protein MQNITKFLIEATNEQGKPNALSDSLKDKFEKLFPSIPMMIATLIALTLVIIILWFLLYKPLKKSIKERQDYIQSNINDAESNNNLSKTKLEEANQRLAKAYEDANNIVKEAKIHGESVIASYTEKAKIESKRIKEKARLEIKAEHDALLAESKDNIVKAAIEISRKIIKKDVSEDSQNEIIDNFLNS, encoded by the coding sequence ATGCAAAATATTACAAAATTTTTAATTGAAGCAACTAATGAACAAGGTAAACCTAACGCATTAAGTGATTCATTAAAAGATAAATTTGAAAAATTATTTCCATCAATTCCAATGATGATTGCTACTTTAATAGCATTAACTTTGGTTATTATTATTTTATGATTTTTATTATATAAGCCATTAAAAAAATCAATTAAAGAAAGACAAGATTATATTCAATCAAATATTAACGATGCTGAAAGTAATAATAATTTAAGTAAAACTAAGTTAGAAGAAGCTAATCAAAGATTAGCAAAAGCTTATGAAGATGCAAATAACATAGTTAAAGAAGCAAAAATTCATGGTGAAAGTGTTATTGCAAGTTATACTGAAAAAGCAAAAATAGAGTCAAAAAGAATAAAAGAAAAAGCTCGTTTAGAAATAAAAGCTGAACATGATGCTTTATTAGCTGAATCAAAAGATAATATTGTTAAAGCTGCTATTGAAATCAGCAGAAAAATAATAAAAAAAGATGTTTCAGAAGACTCTCAAAATGAAATTATAGATAACTTTTTAAATTCATAA
- the atpE gene encoding ATP synthase F0 subunit C has protein sequence MTDKGLIAIGIGLAMVAGAGVGLGQGIAAGKAAEAVGRNPEAAGKIRTMMLVGQAVSESSAIYSLLIAILLMFVFGN, from the coding sequence ATGACAGATAAAGGTTTAATTGCTATAGGTATCGGTTTAGCTATGGTAGCTGGTGCCGGTGTTGGATTAGGACAAGGTATTGCTGCTGGAAAAGCTGCTGAAGCTGTTGGTCGTAATCCAGAAGCTGCAGGTAAAATTCGTACAATGATGCTTGTAGGTCAAGCTGTTTCAGAATCTTCTGCAATTTATTCATTGTTAATCGCTATCTTATTAATGTTTGTATTTGGCAATTAA
- a CDS encoding F0F1 ATP synthase subunit A → MKKITSALWEWNQPQLFSLIIVVLICFILSLTTYILIKKESKPNKAPHGLLFVMEGYINYIDANFDENTEGKLPKARFYIFGISTFLFIGLLISMLGLEPIVTSYSVAFVAAFVTWLGIYITAFIYQKWRFLKRYMNPIELIGQYAPLISLSFRIFGNVIGGASIIFLVYFIAGLAWSKILGQDFNTAYFAENPLNQPWPLFAPIVTPFLHMYFDIFSAYIQTLVFCALTTVYWANEVEITAYKKKNKENSQELNTQKITLNENVY, encoded by the coding sequence TTGAAAAAAATTACTAGTGCTTTATGAGAATGAAATCAACCACAATTATTTTCATTAATTATAGTTGTATTAATTTGTTTTATTCTTTCTTTAACAACTTATATTTTGATAAAGAAAGAATCAAAACCAAATAAAGCGCCTCACGGTTTATTGTTTGTTATGGAAGGCTATATAAATTATATTGATGCTAACTTTGATGAAAATACAGAAGGTAAATTACCTAAGGCAAGATTTTATATATTTGGAATTTCTACATTTTTATTTATAGGGTTACTAATTAGTATGTTAGGTTTAGAACCTATTGTTACAAGTTATTCTGTAGCTTTTGTTGCTGCTTTTGTTACATGATTAGGAATATACATAACTGCATTTATATACCAAAAATGAAGATTTTTAAAAAGATACATGAACCCAATAGAACTTATAGGACAATATGCTCCTTTAATAAGTCTTAGTTTTCGTATTTTTGGAAATGTTATAGGTGGGGCTTCAATAATATTTTTAGTTTATTTTATAGCAGGACTTGCATGAAGTAAAATTTTAGGTCAAGATTTTAATACAGCTTATTTTGCTGAAAACCCTTTAAATCAACCATGACCATTATTTGCGCCAATAGTAACTCCATTTTTACATATGTATTTTGATATATTTAGTGCATACATACAAACTCTTGTATTCTGTGCTCTTACAACTGTTTATTGAGCTAATGAAGTTGAAATAACAGCTTATAAGAAGAAAAATAAAGAAAATTCACAAGAATTAAATACACAAAAAATAACTTTAAATGAAAACGTATATTAA
- a CDS encoding ATP synthase subunit I has translation MNFNKEKITITIFFIVQFVISVLLLCFYKLVNFSLFLGFLIGSSISYLNYFISDYISLFFITKTKRTASFISFCGFLFRMVIICSIIILIIYINKYNLLNKKNLFNKNIKLAYSMYPINIISFLFGTEIYKISIFLSSITKKKINK, from the coding sequence ATGAATTTTAATAAAGAAAAAATAACAATCACTATCTTTTTTATAGTTCAATTTGTAATTTCAGTTTTATTACTATGCTTTTACAAATTGGTAAATTTTTCTTTATTTTTAGGGTTTTTAATCGGAAGTTCTATTTCATATTTAAATTATTTTATTTCTGATTATATAAGCTTATTTTTTATAACAAAAACTAAAAGAACTGCTAGTTTTATTAGTTTTTGTGGTTTTTTATTTAGAATGGTTATTATTTGTTCAATCATAATTCTTATCATTTATATAAATAAATACAACCTTTTAAATAAAAAAAACCTTTTTAATAAAAATATTAAATTAGCTTACTCAATGTATCCAATTAATATAATTTCATTTTTATTTGGTACAGAAATTTATAAAATATCTATTTTTCTTTCTTCAATTACAAAAAAGAAAATTAATAAATAG